A DNA window from Bos indicus x Bos taurus breed Angus x Brahman F1 hybrid chromosome 16, Bos_hybrid_MaternalHap_v2.0, whole genome shotgun sequence contains the following coding sequences:
- the ACTRT2 gene encoding actin-related protein T2: protein MFDPHILDSPAVIFDNGSGLCKAGLSGEIGPRHVVSSVVGHPKFKTPLTGANQKKYFVGEEALHRHEVLQLHYPIERGLITGWEDMEKLWKHLFEWELGVKANDQPVLMTEPSLNPRETREKMAEVMFESFNVPAFYLSDQAVLALYASACVTGLVVDSGDGVTCTVPIFEGYSLPHAVTKLYVAGRDITEHLTRLLLASGRTFSCVLDKALVDDIKEKLCYVALEPDKELCRRPEEVLREYKLPDGNIVPIGDQLYQAPEALFSPEKLGIQNPGLSKMVSCSITKCDADIQKTLYGEIVLSGGTTLFQGLDDRLLRELEQLASKGTPIKITAPPDRWFSTWIGASIVTSLSSFKQMWVTSADFKEFGTSVIQRRCF, encoded by the coding sequence ATGTTTGACCCGCACATATTAGACTCCCCAGCGGTGATTTTTGACAATGGATCCGGGCTTTGCAAGGCAGGACTGTCTGGAGAGATTGGCCCCCGCCACGTTGTCAGCTCTGTCGTGGGACACCCCAAGTTTAAGACACCTTTGACAGGGGCCAACCAGAAGAAGTACTTTGTGGGGGAAGAGGCCCTGCACAGGCACGAGGTCCTTCAGCTGCACTACCCCATCGAGCGCGGCCTGATCACAGGCTGGGAAGACATGGAGAAGCTCTGGAAGCACTTGTTCGAGTGGGAGCTGGGAGTCAAGGCCAATGACCAGCCGGTGCTCATGACAGAGCCCTCGCTGAACCCCAGGGAGACCCGGGAGAAGATGGCCGAGGTGATGTTCGAGAGCTTCAACGTGCCCGCCTTCTACTTGTCGGACCAGGCCGTGCTGGCCCTCTACGCCTCGGCCTGCGTCACAGGCCTGGTGGTGGACAGCGGGGATGGGGTCACCTGCACTGTCCCCATCTTCGAGGGCTACTCCCTGCCCCACGCTGTCACTAAGCTCTATGTGGCGGGGAGGGACATCACGGAGCACCTCACCCGGCTGCTGCTGGCCAGCGGGAGGACCTTCTCGTGTGTGCTGGACAAAGCCCTGGTGGACGACATCAAGGAGAAGCTGTGTTATGTGGCCCTGGAGCCGGATAAAGAGCTGTGCCGGAGGCCAGAGGAGGTCCTCCGCGAGTACAAGCTGCCTGATGGCAACATCGTTCCCATCGGGGACCAGCTGTACCAGGCGCCCGAGGCCCTGTTCTCGCCTGAGAAGCTGGGCATCCAGAACCCGGGCCTGTCCAAGATGGTCTCCTGCAGCATCACCAAATGTGACGCTGACATCCAGAAAACCCTCTACGGGGAGATTGTGCTGTCCGGTGGCACCACGCTCTTCCAGGGGCTGGACGACCGGCTTCTGAGGGAGCTGGAGCAGCTGGCCTCCAAGGGGACCCCCATTAAGATCACGGCACCACCTGACCGCTGGTTCTCCACGTGGATTGGTGCCTCCATCGTCACTTCTCTGAGCAGCTTCAAGCAGATGTGGGTCACCTCTGCGGACTTCAAGGAGTTTGGGACATCTGTGATTCAGAGAAGATGCTTCTGA